CTATAGAACAACCTGCGTCGGTTCCCTGCATAAGATCTGAAACCGTATCGCCGATTTTTGCAACGCGTTTTGCTTCGGTTACGTCTAACACTTCCATGGCTTTGAAAACCATATCCGGATGAGGACGGCCGTTTTCCACTTCATCGCTGGTGACGGTGAAATCGAGCAGATTATTTTCCGCCCAGCCCAGGCGTTTGATAATAGCGTCGGCGATTGGCCGTGCAAAGCCTGTGTCCAACGCAACTTTTATTCCCGCGTCTTTAAGCGTACGGAAAGTTTTGCTGGCGTTGGGCTTTTCCTTTACGGCAGTATCCGTTTCGTAAAAACGTATCATCCGTTTTTCGAATTCCTCGTAAATATCCGATACCATCTCTTCGTTGATATCCATCGGATTCGGCAAGCGTTTTTCCAATATCATTCTGATCGCCACGGGTTTTGGATAACCCATCACTTCGTTAGCGTCTTGCCTGTCGCTCCTCACTCCAAATTCGGCCAAGGCTTCGATCAAAGCCTTATGGACGTTGTCGCTGTCGGATACCGTGGTACCCGCCATATCAAAAACCACTAATTCTATATTCATCTCTTTTTTGGTATTTGGTCTTAGGTATTAGCCTAGATCACTTAGTTTTTTAGACTTGCTTTTGCTTCGTTTTCCCAATACATGCTTTGTCGTACGGCCTCCAGAAGCCGGTCTATATCTTCGGGAAAAACATCTCCTATTGTCCCGATTCTGAAGGTCGGGGCGTCGGATACTTTTCCGGGATATATGACGAAGCCTTTCTCCTTTAGACGTTGATAAAATTCTTCGAAGGTAAATTCTTGGGCCTCCGGATATCGGAAAGCGGTGATTACTGGGGAATGAGTAGTTTTTGGCAAAAGAGGCTCGAAACCCAGCGTACTCATGCCCGCTACCAGACTCTTCTGGTTTTTCCGGTACCGCTTATGCCTTTGCTGTACGCCTCCCTCCTCTTCCAGCTCTTCAAGTGCTTTCGCAAATGCCCGAACGACATGAGTAGGAGACGTGAAACGCCATTTTCCGGCCTTTTCTTCCATGGTCTGCCATTGCGAATAGAGATCCAGCGACAGAGAGCGGGCGTATCCCTCGCAATTTTCAAGTTCCCGCCTATCGGCAATCACAAAACCGAAACCCGGAACACCCTGAATGCACTTGTTGGCCGAACTAATCAAAAAATCGATTTGCCATTCTCGCATATCCATTGGTATGCCCCCGAAACTGCTCATGGCATCCACTATCACTTTTTTTCCGTGGCGTTTGGCGACTTCCGCCAAAGGGCGGATATCGTTAAGCATTCCCGTCGTAGTTTCGCAGTGGACCATCGCCACATGCGTAATGTTCTTGTAACGGTTCAATAACGCTTCGAACTTCTTTACCGATGGCTTTTCAGTCTCTGAAAGAGAAAGTTCATAGTGACTAATATTCAAATATTTTGCAATTTCGGAAATACGCTTTCCGTAAGCTCCGTTAGCGATTACGGCCAATGCGCCCTCAGGCGGGATTACGGATCCAATTACGGACTCTACGCTGAACGTCCCGCTACCTTGCATAAGCACTGAAGTGTAGTCACCTTCTGTTGAAGCTAATGATTCTAATTTATGACGAATACGCTGTACAATAACATTGTAATCATCATCCCAAGTACACCAGTCCCTTAGCATGGTTCTTTTGACACTGGGCGTCGTGCTTAAGGGGCCCGGAGTTAGCAACAAATAAGGATTGTCAATCTCCATATCTAGATCTTGCTGATTTAGTACAGGATCAAGATGGAACTAAAGTGAGTAATATTCAATAATGTGAATTCAATTTCATCGAAGCTTAACCTAGAGGCCATCTTGGTTTTGGAAAAATACAGAAACCTAATATTGGCCTAAAAAAGAGAGAACGGCCCCGGGACACCCCCGAGCCGTTCAATATTTCGACCCATCTGATTAATTATATTCTTAAGAGCAAAGAGCGTTCAAATGTTTGAGGTTAGGTGAAATATTGTCCGGAACGCATTGAGGACACGACGTTTGTAAATTGTCTGAACGAGGCTATCTGTTCCACTATCTCCCTTTCATTGAACTCGTTCAGCACATCTATAGCCGTCTGCCAATTATTGAATAACAACACGGCCTCATGTTGGAAAGTATCAAAGCGGGCTTTGCGCATGTTTTCCAGCAAAGGCGCTTTGGTCTTAAGCCGTAACAAAGCCTCCATAAAACCGATATCCATCGCCATGGTATCCACATGTTCCGCCTCACGCCCCATTACCGGCGCTATCACGCGCCGGGTCAGACTTATCTTACCCACAACTTCCTCACCCGCTTTCGCCTTGTCTTTTCTACGTAAAAAAGCCTGGATATAGCTCCGAAGGTGTCCGGCCAGCCGTGTCCGCAAATCAGAGGCGAAGGCTTGGAAGGCCAACGGATTGCGTTCATAATCTTCCGTGACTCTGGCTGTCCATAAAAATTCTTCCTCTTCCGCCCTATAGCGGTCCAATGTCGTCGGGTCTTCAATACTCCTAAGCAAAAGGTGCATACCATAGGCGCTTAGCGTTTGGTCCAATCCATTGATGGCGTTTGGGGTGTCTTTGAAACGGTAAGGCGAGAACGATTCCCCAAAATCGCGTACGTCCGGCCCTCCGCCTTTAAATTCCAGATCAAACAATACGTTTCCGGCGTGCATTCCTTGCCAGAACCTGTCAAAGTTCCCCAAGAGAAGGTCATGCAATAACAATTCGCCCAAAGCCCTCTGGGCTTCCGCTCTCCGGAAAAGGTTTTTTAGGAAAAGGATAGTAGGATGCTTCCCTATTTTTTTCTCTATCTGTTCATATGAATAGCCCTTGACCCGCTCCATCACAATACACTTGAATTTCTCTTCGGCGTCTTCGTCCGCCCCCACGTTATGCGTACAGATATGGGCGAAGAATTCGGCGTCTGCACTACTGCCTTGGCGAGCTACTTCTGCCATTTTCCTTAACATTTCCGAATCCTTTGGAAGAGGAACACTAGCTGGCGCCGTAGCTTCGTGGCCCATCATCCGGATAAAATTGGACGCGAAAGCCTGTTTCTCGTGGTGCTTGGCCCATTGCTCCAACTCTCCCACTCCCGATCTCGGGAATTTGACAATAAACTGCGCTCCCGGCGTCCCTTGTTCCGGGTCAATATCCGTCCTATACTGGCATTCGAACACAAACCCGAATTCTCCTTGCTCACCAAATTTCTTTATCGAAGCGGGATCCAGAAGTTCCGGGTTAAAAGTCATAAAGAAAATATTTCGATAGACCGCCGCCGCCGCGGGTTGGGGCCTCACGCCAAAAAGATTCTCGGGTTCGGTGTCGGGCTTATCCAGTTCCTCAAAACGGAAACCGGAAACCGCCAGCGGCACACGAACGTCCTTTACGGTATCGAAATTGATATTTGGCGGAGGGCCTTCCGCTCCGGTATTTTCGGAAGTAGCGGACGGAGGCACTTGAGCCCCCGTGGTTCCGATTTCTTCGTAGTCCAGCGCCACAGCCTCATTATCAGCGTTCCTGCGATGGAATTTTCTTCTTCCCTGTGGCAAGCCCGCCTCAAAAAACAAACGACGTTCGGCTTCGTCTTGGGACATCGCCCCGGTAAATTGCGCCAGCGCTCTCGCGAAAGTGATATACGGCGGGTAAAAACTCAATGAGTTACCTGAGCTGGAAGAGTAGCTATACATATATTCAGTAGCGGAAAGGCTTCTGGGCAACACATACTCTTTACTGAAAACACCGGACGTGGAAAACTCGGGCTTCCCCCCCAATCCCCCAAATTTCACTTTCATGGCCGACCCCATAAACGACCGAGTTTTTCTGGCATGTTCCGTCAGAAGCAACAACCCAGTGGGGAACGACATCAACTGTCCGACCCAGCTTCTGTAAAGCATTTCTTCTTTCTGGTTTTTGGCCTCGCTCACTACCGAAGTCCTTAGAAAAGAGGGCAGTTGGCCTTCTTCAAAATCGGCCGAAACCGGCCCCGCCTTCTTTTTTGGTTTTGCGGCGTCGCCCGGCTTTCCGGTTTTATACATATAGGTAGGACACATCGGCAAACCTTTGGCCCTGAGTTCTTGGGTAAGGGTCGCTCTTTCTTCTTGGATCTCGTCCAACAAGACTGAATACACGTCCAGATAAGGCATTTCCCGGGCTTCGTCCAAGGCTTCCATTGGGATTGGATTTTCGGAATTCCACCTGAATACCTGCGCTTCGATATCCCGCAACAGTACCAAGCGGTCCCAAATATTATCGCGTAGCGTGGTGCTGCTCTCCGCTTGGGCTACCAGATGGTGGTAAGCGTCCAGATAATCGGAAATAAAAGACACGTATGACGGCCAACGCCCCCGCTTTAATGCCGCCGTATCGCCAATGGCCGTTTCCAGTTCACGGCGCTGATCTTTTAGGGCCTTTGTCAGAGCCTCACCCTCTTCCGTCATATCTTTGCGGCGCCGGTACACTTTGGAGGCGTCCACCAGCGCCAACGACCTAAAAGTGGTGGCGTTCATAATCGCTTGGATTGGCGCCACCGTTTCTTTAGGGGCCGGTGAGGCCGTTGCGCGATTACGCGGTCGTTTATGTCTGCCCGGCTCTTTGAACATTCTTTAGGGTTACTCTAATCGAAGAATGTCTTCAATAAAAGTTCCGGACTTGTCCAAAAACAGAAAACCCGTAGAATCGAGTCCACGGGTTTTATTTATATCATTCTTATTTTTTAGGCTTACACCACTTGCTCTACCTCGTTCAGGTTTTCGTCTACGGCCGTGAGTCTTGGGTTGATCAAGTGCATGATCAAGAGAATTACCAAGTAAGCCGAACCGGCAACCAAGAACATCCAGAAATAAGCATCCGAACCAACACCGTCTAAGTATTTACCCAACGCAAAGTCAACCGCCATACCGGTCACGGCGCCGATCATACCACCGATACCCACAACCGAGGCAGTGGCTTTCTTAGGCATCACGTCAGAAGCCATGGTGAAAAGGTTAGCTGACCATGCTTGGTGACCACCCGATGCGATAGCGATCAAAAGCGCTGCGATCCAAGGGTTATCAGTCAATGTAGCGAACACTACAGGTACAATACACAAAGCGCAGATCAACAATGATGTCTTTCTGGCCGCGTTAAGTTTCCATCCTCTTTCGATGAAGAATTTAGACAAATATCCACCGCCGATACTACCAAAGTCGGCGACGATATAGATCAAAACCAGGGCTGCGCCAAGTTCCTTAATCTCGAATCCGAAGGTGTCCTTGAAGAACATACCACTCCAG
This region of Fulvitalea axinellae genomic DNA includes:
- the phnW gene encoding 2-aminoethylphosphonate--pyruvate transaminase codes for the protein MDNPYLLLTPGPLSTTPSVKRTMLRDWCTWDDDYNVIVQRIRHKLESLASTEGDYTSVLMQGSGTFSVESVIGSVIPPEGALAVIANGAYGKRISEIAKYLNISHYELSLSETEKPSVKKFEALLNRYKNITHVAMVHCETTTGMLNDIRPLAEVAKRHGKKVIVDAMSSFGGIPMDMREWQIDFLISSANKCIQGVPGFGFVIADRRELENCEGYARSLSLDLYSQWQTMEEKAGKWRFTSPTHVVRAFAKALEELEEEGGVQQRHKRYRKNQKSLVAGMSTLGFEPLLPKTTHSPVITAFRYPEAQEFTFEEFYQRLKEKGFVIYPGKVSDAPTFRIGTIGDVFPEDIDRLLEAVRQSMYWENEAKASLKN
- a CDS encoding phosphonatase-like hydrolase yields the protein MNIELVVFDMAGTTVSDSDNVHKALIEALAEFGVRSDRQDANEVMGYPKPVAIRMILEKRLPNPMDINEEMVSDIYEEFEKRMIRFYETDTAVKEKPNASKTFRTLKDAGIKVALDTGFARPIADAIIKRLGWAENNLLDFTVTSDEVENGRPHPDMVFKAMEVLDVTEAKRVAKIGDTVSDLMQGTDAGCSIVIGVTTGAYSAEELRQHPHTHLIQDLSELPEILGIHVKG